GATCAACACCCAGAAGACGATCGACCTCGCTCTGACGAAGCGGAATAGGTACTCGAGAAGCGCGAGTCATTCCGCCGAAATGGGTGACACCATTGATGGTGGACACCAGGTGCTGGGTGAGCTCGTCCAGCTCCATTTCAATAATGATATATGCAGGAAACAAATTTTGGACGCTTACCCGACGCTTACCGCGAACGTTGGAAACAACTTCGCGAGTAGGCACGATAATACGTCCAAATTTATCTTGAACGCCTTCGCGCTCAATCATTTGCTCAAGGCGTTTCTTGATATTGTTTTCTTGACCGGTAAAGGTGTGAACGGCATACCACTGCATGGACATACACTAACCTCTACCCATGATGAAATTGACAATCCAAGAGAGCACAAAGTCGAGCCCTGCAATATAGAATCCCATGATAACGCTGAAAAG
The nucleotide sequence above comes from Fibrobacter sp. UWB16. Encoded proteins:
- the nusG gene encoding transcription termination/antitermination protein NusG, which translates into the protein MSMQWYAVHTFTGQENNIKKRLEQMIEREGVQDKFGRIIVPTREVVSNVRGKRRVSVQNLFPAYIIIEMELDELTQHLVSTINGVTHFGGMTRASRVPIPLRQSEVDRLLGVDPENSIEGEIQIPYTIGENVCIKEGPFKGFVGVVDEIMEAKIKVMVSVFGRSTPVELAFNQVESADA